In Asterias rubens chromosome 10, eAstRub1.3, whole genome shotgun sequence, the following proteins share a genomic window:
- the LOC117295534 gene encoding protein TsetseEP-like: MTSSNIKQEPKPEQEPKQALKPEPKPEQKPKLEQEPKLEREPKLEQEPKLEQEPKLEQEPKLEQEPKLEQEPKLEQEPKLEQEPKLEQEPKLSPRAQELEQEPKLVQEPKQEHKLEQEPKLEQEPKLEQEPKLEQEPKPEQEPKLEQEPKLEQEPKLEPEPKQEPKAETKLADQEPKSAKEEHKPEPKSAKEEPKPEQEHVPFKISTCTFPFKFEEFVQVCMRGCII; encoded by the exons ATGACATCATCCAACATAA AGcaggagcccaagccagagcagGAGCCAAAGCAGGCGCTcaagccggagcccaagccagagcaaAAGCCAAAGCTGGAACAGGAGCCCAAGCTTGAGCGTGAGCCCAAGCTTGAGCAGGAGCCCAAGCTGGAACAGGAGCCCAAGCTTGAGCAGGAGCCCAAGCTGGAACAGGAGCCCAAGCTTGAGCAGGAGCCCAAGCTGGAACAGGAGCCCAAGCTTGAGCAGGAGCCCAAGCTTGAGCAGGAGCCCAAGCTGAGCCCAA GAGCCCAAGAGCTTGAGCAGGAGCCCAAGCTTGTGCAGGAGCCAAAGCAGGAGCACAAGCTTGAGCAGGAGCCCAAGCTTGAACAGGAGCCCAAGCTTGAGCAGGAGCCCAAGCTGGAACAGGAGCCCAAGCCGGAGCAGGAGCCCAAGCTGGAACAGGAGCCCAAGCTGGAACAGGAGCCCAAGCTTGAGCCAGAGCCAAAGCAGGAGCCCAAGGCGGAGACGAAGTTGGCAGACCAGGAGCCGAAGTCGGCTAAAGAGGAGCACAAGCCGGAGCCGAAGTCGGCTAAAgaggagcccaagccagagcagGAGCATGTGCCCTTCAAAATATCCACTTGTACCTTTCCCTTTAAGTTTGAAGAGTTTGTACAAGTTTGCATGAGAG